The region GACGGCGGGGCTGAGCAAGCGAACTCGCGGAATGCCGGCGAGCCCGGCGAGGCCCGTACCGCGGATCACACGATGGAGCACAGTCTCGGCCTGGTCGTCGGCTGTGTGGGCCGTCGCCACGTAGCGGGCTCCAGACTTCTCAGCCGTCTTCAGCAGGAACGCATAGCGGGCAGTTCGGGCGGCCGCTTCCACGCCATCGCCGCCCGATTGCTCGAGCGGTTGATCGGTAACGCCGATCTCGCAGGGCAAGCCGAGCTGCCTGGCCAATTCCTGCACAAACCGCGCGTCATCTTCGCCAGCGGCACGGAGCCGATGGTTGAAATGGGCAACGATCAACTTCCCCGGCGCGGCCTGCTCGCGCAGCTCAGACATAGCGCATGCCAGCGACACGCTATCGGCCCCGCCCGAAACGGCAACGACGACAGACACATCTCGCCACGCTTCAACGGGCCAGGCGATTTTCAGGCGAGCGAGGAAATCCATGGAGCGCGATCGAGCGTTGGGGCGATGAGTTGAAAGGGTGATCGGGGCCTGCATCTTCCTCTTCAACCCTTCCTCTCTTCAACCCTTCATCCCTCGCTAAACCCCCATTCTTGCGATTCGTTAAGACTCTGCTAACATGCTACCAGTGTTGTGAAAAGCGACATTGGGTTCGCTTTTTCCACCTAATGGGCAATTTAAACTGGTTGATGGTGTAAGCTCGCTTCGAACGGAGCGGGCAAGCGTTTTGACGTTTGAATTTTCGGTTGTTGCGTAAGGTCGACGGTCAGGCCCAGTGGGCTCGAAGCGTCGGCAGATGGTTGGTCGCTTGGCCAGCTGACGCAAGTCGCTGGTCGAAGGTTGCGTGCGTTATGGAGTTTGTCGCGATTGTCTGGCATTGGCTGTGCGCCTGCCTTCGTTGTTCGCCACAGGGCGAGCGCGTGGTGCTGCCGCAGTCGGTCGCCAGTCTGCTTCCCTGCCGAACCACACGGATCGGTCTGCGTGAAGCGGGCATGCGCGAATGGATTACCGCGGTCGGCTGGTGGTTTGGCCAGAGTAGATCGGCGGTTCCGGTTCGTGTCGCTTTGAAATTTTTGCCGGCAACAAAACAGACTCCACCTCTCACTCGCAACCGCGGCCTGCATGGTTGCCGGGCAATCGCCTGGCAGCTCGGTCGGTAACTCATCGAGTTTGGTTCTCGTCATAACGTTTGTTCGTTCGCCGGGCTGACGACGCAGGCAGGTCGTCGGTTCCTCGTTGCGTTCTTGCGCTCCGCCAGAGAATAGCGGAGGCGTTGTGGTTCATCCGATCTGGATTGGCGTGGCGGCAGTGGTCGCGGCGCTGTTGATGTGGGGCGCTGTCAAGTTTCTCGATCGACTACGCAAAGTCGATGCCGAAAATCAGGCCAAGGAGATTCTCGATCGCGCCTCGCGCGATGCTGGCAACAAAGTCAAAGAAGCCGAGCTCGCGATTAAGGAGCGGGAGCTGGTCTCGAAGCAGGAGACCGAGAAGGCACTCAATAAGAGTCGCGATGAGCTCCGCGAGCGCGAGCGAACCATCGAGAAGCGGCAAGAGACCCTGCAGCAACAGGGCGACGACCTGCGAAAACAAGAGCGGATTGTCGAAACCACCCAACGTCGCCTGGCCGAACGGCTTGAGGATGCCAGCCGTCGCAACGAAGAGCTCGGCAAGATGGTCGATGCCCAGCGGCAGACGTTGCATAACCTTAGTGGTCTCTCGCCCGGCGAAGCCACCAAGCGGTTGCTCGATACGCTGGAAAATGAACTGCAGAGCGAACTCGGCAGCATCGTGCTGCGTCACGAACGGCGTGTTCAAGAGCAGGTTGAACAAAAATCGCGCGACATCATCCTCACGGCGATTCAGCGTTATGCTTCGGCCCACACCGCCGAGAGCACGACGAGCACGGTCGACATTCCCAACGACGAAATGAAGGGCCGCATCATCGGCCGCGAAGGTCGCAATATTCGCGCCTTCGAAAAAGCCACCGGCGTCGATGTGATCATCGACGATACTCCCGGCGTGGTGATCGTCAGCGGCTTTGACCCAGTTCGCCGCGAAGTGGCTCGGCAGTCGCTGGCCAAGCTCATTGCCGACGGCCGGATTCATCCGTCGCGGATCGAAGAGATCGCCGCCGAGACGACCAAGGAAATCGAGTCGTTCATTCAGAAGAAGGGCGAAGAAGCTGCCGAAGAAGTCGGCGCACATGGTTTGCATCCGCGCGTGCTCTACATGCTCGGCCGGTTGCACTTCCGAACCAGCTACAGCCAGAACGTGCTGCGGCACAGCGTCGAAGTGGCATTCCTCTCCGGCCTGCTCGCCGAAATGGTCGGCCTCGACGGCACACTGGCCCGTCGCGCGGGCCTGCTCCACGACATCGGCAAAGCCGCCGATCACGAGCTCGAAGGTGGCCATCCCAAGATCGGCGCCGACCTGCTCAAGCGTCACAACGAAAAGGTGGAAATCGTCCACGCCGCGTTCGGCCACCACGATGAAATCGTGACGGAGTATCCGTACACGATGCTCGTCGCGACTGCCGATGCCTGCAGCGCTTCGCGCCCTGGTGCTCGCCGCGAATCGCTCGAGCGGTACATCAAGCGGATGGAAGAACTCGAATCGATCGCCTGCGGCTTCCCTGGCGTCGAACAAGCTTTTGCCATTCAAGCGGGGCGCGAACTACGCGTGCTCGCCAGCTCGCGCGATACGGATGACACCAAGGCAGCGAAGCTGTGTCGCGACATTGCCAAGGCCTTTGAGGAACAGCTGACGTATCCGGGTGAGATCAAGGTCACCGTGGTGCGGGAGTCGCGGTTTATTGAGGTGGCGCGGTAAAAGAGCATTTTGTCCCCTCGCCCCGGTAGTCCGGGGAGAGGGTTAGGGTGAGGGGCCGAATCGGGTACACTCGCTGCTCAGCCCCTCACCCCGGCCCTCTCCCCGGAGTACCGGGGCGAGGGAGAAAGAAGACTGGAGCGGGGCAAAATGCGAATCCTCCTCATCGGCGATATCGTTGGCAAACCGGGTGTGCGTGTCGTTACAACGGCCCTCGCCGGGTTACGGCAACGCGAGCAGCTTGATCTGGTCATCGCCAATGCCGAGAACGCGCTCGATGGGAGCGGCCTTAGTCCCACGATTTATAAGAAGTTGATCGCCGCCGGCGTCGATGGCATTACGCTCGGTGATCACATTTATCGCCGCAACGAAATCGCCAGCGTTCTCAATAGCGAGTCGAACATCGTCAAGCCGGCGAACTATCCCGCCAAAGCGCCGGGGAAAAATTTCGCCATCATCCAAGCCGCGAGTGGCGAACGGGTCGCGATCATCTCGCTGCTCGGGCGGATTTTCATGAAGCCCGTCGACTGCCCCTTCACGGCGGCTGATCGAGTGCTCTCCGAAATACCTGCCGAGGTAAAAATCCGCCTCGTCGACTTTCATGCCGAAGCGACCAGCGACAAACAACTGATGGGCCGCTATCTCGATGGCCGCGTTTCCGCGGTACTGGGCACGCACACGCACGTGACGACAGCCGATGAGCAGATCTTGCCCGGCGGCACGGCGTTTCAGTGTGACATCGGCATGACTGGCCCGCACGACAGCATTCTTGGCCGTAGAATCGACCGCGTGCTGGAGACTACAATCACTTTTCAACCGACGCAGTTCGATGTCGCGACCGGCGACGTGCAATTGCACGGCACGATCGTAGATGTCGATTCAGCCACCGGCCGAGCGACGGCGATTCGGCGGATTGTTTTCAACGAAGACCCTGTTAACTGAGCTCCCATGCCAACCCGTTCTTGGACTCTCCTCCACCAAGCCGATAACACTCGCACCGACGAAATCACCATTTCGCCGCAAGATCTGGGCGTCGAAGGTCATTGGAAGATCGAAAAACGCACGCTGCACGGCGGCTTGAGCGAAGGGGTCGATGAGATCCGCGTCCACAACGGCCAGCTGTCGTTCTCGATCATTCCCACCCGCGGCATGGGCCTGTGGAAGGCTTGGCTGGGCGATCTCGAGATCGGTTGGAAGTCGCCGAACCGCGGGCCGGTCCATCCGCAGTTTGTCGACATGGGCGAACCGAGCGGACTCGGCTGGCTCGATGGTTTCGATGAGCTGCTCGTGCGCTGCGGTCTCGAAAACAACGGTGCGCCGGAGTTCGACGACAAGACAAACCGCCTGAAATATCCGCTGCATGGCCGCATCGCCAATCGGCCGGCCATTCACGTTTCGGTGAGCGTCGATACCGACACGCAAGAGATCAGCGTTCGTGGCATCGTCGAAGAGACGCGGTTTCACTTCCTCAAGCTGCGAATGGTCACGCAATACACTACGCGGTTCAACGATCATGGCGTGACGATTCACGACGAGATCGAAAACTTCTCCGCCACGCAGGCCGAGATGCAGATGCTGTATCACGTCAACTTTGGCTTGCCGCTGCTCGACGGCGGCTCGCGCGTGGTGTTGCCGGCGAAGACTATCGTGCCGCGAAACGAACGGGCCGCGAGTGGCATCAAGACTTGGGACAGCTACCCCGCGCCGCAGCCGGGCTGGGAAGAAATGGTCTACTTCATGGAGCTGCACGCCGCCGACGACGGCTGGACTCGTGCCCTGCTGAAGAACGCTCACAGCACTCAGGGTGTCAGCCTCATCTTCAATAAACGGCAGCTGCCGTGCTTCAGCCTGTGGAAGGACACGATGGCTGATGGCGATGGTTACGTCACGGGCCTCGAGCCGGGCACGAATTTTCCCAATCCGCGCAGCTACGAAGGCGAACAAGGACGTGTCGTGAAGATTGCCGGCGGCAAGCGGGCGGCGTTTCTCGTCACGCTCGAAGTCCATCCCACGGCAAAAGATGTCGCCGATGCGGAAGCTGCCGTGGCCAAGATCACGGCTGGTCGGCAGGCCCAAGTGTGGGACAAGCCGCAACCGGGCTGGTGCTCGCCTTAACGATTTGGAGTTGGCGATTCCTCCGAGGGTCCGTCCATGTTTCCGCTCACTCGCCGAGAAGTTCTGCAGCGTAGTGGTTTGGGCATCGGCGCCCTCGGCTTGGCCGGGCTATTGAGTGACTGCGGCGATCTGCCAGCCGCGGAAGCAGCCGGTCCTCTCGCTCCGAAGAAGCCGCACTTCGCCGGCCGAGCTAAACGAGTCATCCACTTCTTCTGCAACGGCGGGCCGTCGCACGTTGATACGTTCGATCCTAAGCCAGCTTTGGAGAAATATTCCGGCAAGCCGTTGCCGGAAACGCTGCTGACCGAGCGCAAAACCGGCGCTGCGTTCCCCTCGCCCTTCAAGTTTCAAAAATACGGCGAGAGCGGCCTCGAGATCAGCGAGATCTTTGCCAAGACCGCGCAACACGCCGACGACATCGCGGTCATTCGCTCGATGTACGCGCAAGTGCCAAACCACGAGCCTTCGCTGATGCTCATGAATTGCGGCGACTCGGTGCAGCCGCGGCCCAGTGTTGGTTCCTGGGTGCTGTACGGTCTCGGCACGGAGAATCAAAACCTGCCGGGCTTTGTCGCGATGTGCCCAGGCGGATTTCCGATCAAGGACGCCGAAAACTGGCAGAGCGCGTTCCTTCCCGGTGCTTTTCAAGGGACCTTCATCGACAGCAAGCATCAGCAGTTGGCCAAGCTGATCGAGAACATCGCTCATCCGCACGCGACAACGGCTACTCAGCGGCGGCAGCTCGATTTGCTCGCGCAACTGAACGCTGAACATCGGGCCCAGCGACTCGATGCTCGCCTCGACGCGCGGATTCAAACCTTCGAGCTCGCCTTCCGCATGCAGACCGAAGCCGCCGATGCGTTCGATCTGGACAAAGAGACGGCGGAGACGCGCGGCGCTTACGGCGATCACGTCCACGGCCGGCAAACGCTGATTGCCCGTCGACTGCTGGAGCGCGGCGTGCGTTATGTTCAGCTTTGGCACGGCGCGAGTCAGCCGTGGGACAATCACGACAACATCGCCGGGGCTCACAAAAAGCTCGCCGGTGAAATCGATCAGCCGATCGCGGCCTTGATGACCGATCTGAAACGTCTCGGCATGTTCGACGACACGCTCATCATCTGGGGCGGCGAGTTCGGCCGCACGCCGTCGGTCGAGCTCAATGGAGATGGCAAAAGCAAGCTCGGCCGCGATCACAATCATTACGGCTTCAGTGTGTGGCTGGCCGGCGGCGGCATCAAAGGGGGCCAGGCCTACGGCGCGACCGACGAGTTCGGTTTTAAAGCCGAAGAAAACCCCACTAGTGCCCACGACCTGCATGCCACGATCCTGCACCTGCTTGGTTTCGACCACGAAAAACTGACTTACCGCTACGCCGGCCGCGACTTCCGGCTGACGGACGTGGCGGGCAAGGTGATTCGGCAGATCGTGGCTTAGCGTGCGTCTGGGACGACCAGACCTTGACAGCCTGCCCTGGCATCCCTAACATCGGTCGTTTCTCTGCTTAGCAGCCAAGTAAGGCATTTCTTGCCTATCTCGGTTTTCAGGCACGAGTTATTGCCACGAGTACGCAGGTTTTTCGCCTGGTTTGAGAGTCTGTCATGGCCGTTCCAAAGCGACGATCGTCGAATTCGCGGACCCGCAAGCGCCGGTCCCACCACGCCAAAAAGGCGAAGCAACTGTCGTTCTGCCCCAAATGCAGCAACGCCACGCTCCAGCACGTTGTGTGCGAGAAGTGTGGCTACTACATGGGCCGAGTGATTGTCGAATCCGAAGAGACCTAACGCGAGTCCACAGGTCTTGAGTAAAATCGCCTTATTGTTTCCCGGGCAGGGTGCACAGGCCGTCGGCATGGGTCGACAATTGGCCGAGTCCTTGCCTGCTGCGCGGTCCCTCTTTGACCGCGCCCAAGCCGTCCTGGGCTACGATCTGGCCGAAGTCTGCTTCAACGGCCCCGCCGAAAAGCTCGACTCCACCGTCTACAGCCAGCCCGCGCTCTTCGTCTGCAGCCTCGCTGCCCTCGAATCGCTAAAAGCGACGAAGCCGGAAGTTGCCGCCGAAGCCAAAGCTACCGCTGGCTTGAGCTTGGGTGAATACACCGCGCTCGTCTTTGCCGAAGCGATCACGTTTGAGGACGGCTTGAAGCTGGTCGCCGAGCGCGGCAGCGCCATGCAAGCCGCCGCCGACCTCGTTCCCAGTGGCATGGTCAGCGTCCTCGGCCTTGACCTGGACAAGGTGCAAGCCGTTTGCGACGAAGCTCGCCAACCCGGCGAAGTGCTGCAAATCGCCAATCATTTGTGCCCCGGCAACATCGTGATCAGCGGACACACTTCGGCCTGTGAGCGAGTCCCCGCCATCGCCGAAAAGGCCGGCGCGATGAAGACCATTCGCTTGTCGGTCGCCGGCGCGTTTCACACGCCGCTGATGGCTCCTGCCGTGCAACGCCTGACCTCGGCGCTAGCTCATGTGCCGATCAAGCCGCCGCGGATTCCGGTCATCTCGAATGTCGATGCCCTGTCGCACGACGATCCGCACGAAATTCGCCACCTGCTGGTGCAGCAAGTCGTCTCGCCCGTTCGCTGGGAAGATTCGATGCGCGTTCTGCTCAACATGGGCGTGACTCCCTTCTGGGAAATCGGCCCTGGTCGCGTCCTCCGCGGATTGCTGAAGCGGATTGATCGCAAAGTCGCCGCCGATGGGATTGAGTGCTAATTGCTGATGAAAACCATGCACTTGCGCAGCAAGTGTGGACTCCCTCGCCTCTGTACTCAGGGGAGAGGGCCGGGGTGAGGGGCTGAGCCGCAGCAAACCTTTCCTTCGCTTGCATATCCACCCGCATTAACCCCTCACCCTAACCCTCTCCCCGGAGTACCGAGGCGAGGGGACCAAACCAAACAAATCCAAGGACAATTGCCATGGCCGATGCCAATCCTTACGACAGCTTGAAAGTCAATCTCACCGGCCAAATCGCGGTGGTGACGGGCGCTTCGCAGGGGCTCGGCAAATCGATCGCCATCGCCCTCGGCCAGAGCGGTGCGAAGGTGGCATGCATCGCCCGCAGCGTTGACAAGCTCGCGGCCACGGTCGCCGACATAACCGCTGCCGGCGGCACGGCCGAAGCGTTTCCTTGCGACGTGCGCGAATCGGCTGCCGTCGATAAGTTGATGAACGACATCAACGAGAAGTGGGGCCGAATCGACATTCTCGTGAACAACGCCGGTGTGACCCGCGATACGCTGCTGCCGGTCATGACCGACGAACAGTGGGACGAAGTCATCGCGACCAACCTCCGCGGGCCGTTCCTCTTTGCTCGCGCTGCGGCTCGTTTGATGATGCGGCAGCGTTACGGCCGGATCATCAACATGTCGAGCGTCAGCGGCCTGATGGGGAACGCCGGCCAGACGAATTACAGCGCGTCGAAGGCCGGCCTGATCGGTTTCACCCGCAGCATGAGCCGCGAACTCGCCAAGCGCAAGGTCACCATCAACGCAGTTTGCCCTGGCTTTATCGAAAGCGAAATGACGAAGGTCCTCGGCGATTCGATTCTTGACGAAGTGAAGAAGCGAATCCCCGCCGGCCGCGTCGGCAAGCCCGAAGATGTCTCGGCCTGCGTCCTCTTCCTCGCCAGCCCGGCAGCCAGCTATGTGACTGGCGCCGTGCTAACCGTCGATGGCGGCATGACGGGCTAGGTTGCCGTTAGCGATTTGGCGCCTGCCGTTTTTGATTGGCCGTAATTACGCCCGGTCGAGTTCCCTCTAGGACCTCGACGACCATGCTCCGAACTTCTTCGTAAGTCGGCAGGGTTGTAAACGTGGCAAAGATTTCGGGTTGGCCGTTTTTCAACTTTGCCAGTACGAACGCCTTTTCGTTTTCCTTGATCTTTCCCTCGCGGATCAAGTATGCGTTGAAGCCCTCCGAGTACATCAAGGAGAGCGTGTAGTCGACCTGCTCCTTGTCGTTGAGCACGTGAAAGTCAAACTTGGTCCCCGCGTCGGGCGCAAGTTCAAACTTTTCTTCGACGGCAAGCTGCTTTGGTCCCTGGAAAAATCGATCGCGGAGAAAGACACCCGCCGTGAATTTGCCTGCCCTGCGATATTCACGTAGCCGTTCGATATGCGTGGCCGCCAAAGCAGGCTCCTTGGCCTGCGTGGCTAGAACGACCAACCGCTCTTCTAACCCTGCATCGTTCGGCTTGAGCTTCTGCAACTCCAGACACTCGCGATAGGCCGCGTCAAACTTTTGCTGGACGAGGAATCCAGTTATCAAGAGCTCTCGGCACTTCTCGTCTTGCGGCCGCTCGGCCACCAGTTCACGGACCGTGCGTTCCCATTCCTCGTGCTGGCTAGCGCCGAGGAGCATGACTGCCAGCAAAGTAGTTGCTTCGTGATTCTTCGGCAGCGACTTAAGTGCCTCGCGGGTTTGCGACAGCGCTTCGGCAGTCTCGTTCTGATTCGCTAAGCACATGGCCAGCAAGATCCTGGCTTCGGCGTTCTTAGGATCCAGTTCCAGCGCGCGGCGGAGCGCTTTTATGGCCGCGGGAAACTCCTTGGCGACTCCATGCGACTTTCCCTTGAACGCGTACATGGCCGCATTGTTTGGTTCCAGTTGAATGGCTTGTTCCAAATGAACTTCGGCGGTCGCGACTTGGTCGAGATGCACCACTAGTTGTGCGAGCGCAAAGTGAGCTTGGGCGTCGTTGGGCTGTTGGTGCAGCCGATCTTCGTATGTCTCCACCGCATCGCGAAGTTTTTTGTCGGCTTCGTCCGTCTTGCCGGCTGCGCGCAGTTCCTTGAATTCCTTGACGATTTGCGCTGCTACAACGCCAGCATCATCCGCAGCTTGTGCGGCTGAACCGATGGCGAATCCGCACAGCAGGAAAAGTGCCCAGCACCATTTCGCAAACGTGACATCCATGTCTCACCTCAACTACTCGTATTGCTCCATCTGGCAAAACCGCCAGTATCGTACTCCTATTGGGGTAGGGCCACATAGATGAATTTCCGCAGCGCGGAGTCATCGCGATTGCTTCCTGGCTGATGTTGATGCGTCTGTAGGCAGCCAAAGATTTTCCGCATTTCCGTGCGATTCCGAAACTTTGTCGCTCTATTCTGGTTAGGTACGGACGCTTAGAATGGCGCAAAGTTAAAAATCTGCAATTCGCGGGCGATCGATTTTTCTGGATCGCGCTGCTGCTGCCGGTTAAGATACTGGGCTGGAACAGAAGTCACTTGTGCGGAGGTTTGCGATGTTTCTTCCTCTCCGGAAGCATCGGCGGAGCTCGTTTGGCGGGCTGCGTCAGGCGTTTACGCTAGTCGAATTGCTCGTCGTCATCGCCATCATCGGCGTGCTGGTTGCACTCCTCCTCCCGGCCGTGCAAGCTGCTCGCGAAGCCGCCCGGCGGATGCGCTGCCAGAACAATATGAAGCAGGTCTCGCTGGCTTGGCACAACTATCACGACTCACTCCTCTCGCTGCCGTCGGGGTGCATCTCGACCAACGATTTGAACTGGACGGTGTTCGTGCTGCCATACCTCGAGCAGCGCGGCTTGTATGAGAAGTTCGTCTTCACGGCTGGCGACTACAACACGCCCGCAGCCTCGAAGAATCATCTGGCGATCAACAAAATCGACGCCTATCTGTGTCCGAGTTCGCCAGCCCAAAAGATGATGAAGGGCGGCAACAGTTACGACAACTCTGGCGACTACATCACCAATCCTGCTGGTTTCCCGGCGGGCACTTACTCTCCGTGGACGTTCCACTACTACGGCAACATGGGGCCGCTTGGCGCAAGCACGACCGGCGTCACCTATGAGAAGAGCGGGATGGACAATGGT is a window of Anatilimnocola floriformis DNA encoding:
- the rny gene encoding ribonuclease Y translates to MVHPIWIGVAAVVAALLMWGAVKFLDRLRKVDAENQAKEILDRASRDAGNKVKEAELAIKERELVSKQETEKALNKSRDELRERERTIEKRQETLQQQGDDLRKQERIVETTQRRLAERLEDASRRNEELGKMVDAQRQTLHNLSGLSPGEATKRLLDTLENELQSELGSIVLRHERRVQEQVEQKSRDIILTAIQRYASAHTAESTTSTVDIPNDEMKGRIIGREGRNIRAFEKATGVDVIIDDTPGVVIVSGFDPVRREVARQSLAKLIADGRIHPSRIEEIAAETTKEIESFIQKKGEEAAEEVGAHGLHPRVLYMLGRLHFRTSYSQNVLRHSVEVAFLSGLLAEMVGLDGTLARRAGLLHDIGKAADHELEGGHPKIGADLLKRHNEKVEIVHAAFGHHDEIVTEYPYTMLVATADACSASRPGARRESLERYIKRMEELESIACGFPGVEQAFAIQAGRELRVLASSRDTDDTKAAKLCRDIAKAFEEQLTYPGEIKVTVVRESRFIEVAR
- a CDS encoding TIGR00282 family metallophosphoesterase, whose protein sequence is MRILLIGDIVGKPGVRVVTTALAGLRQREQLDLVIANAENALDGSGLSPTIYKKLIAAGVDGITLGDHIYRRNEIASVLNSESNIVKPANYPAKAPGKNFAIIQAASGERVAIISLLGRIFMKPVDCPFTAADRVLSEIPAEVKIRLVDFHAEATSDKQLMGRYLDGRVSAVLGTHTHVTTADEQILPGGTAFQCDIGMTGPHDSILGRRIDRVLETTITFQPTQFDVATGDVQLHGTIVDVDSATGRATAIRRIVFNEDPVN
- a CDS encoding aldose 1-epimerase family protein produces the protein MPTRSWTLLHQADNTRTDEITISPQDLGVEGHWKIEKRTLHGGLSEGVDEIRVHNGQLSFSIIPTRGMGLWKAWLGDLEIGWKSPNRGPVHPQFVDMGEPSGLGWLDGFDELLVRCGLENNGAPEFDDKTNRLKYPLHGRIANRPAIHVSVSVDTDTQEISVRGIVEETRFHFLKLRMVTQYTTRFNDHGVTIHDEIENFSATQAEMQMLYHVNFGLPLLDGGSRVVLPAKTIVPRNERAASGIKTWDSYPAPQPGWEEMVYFMELHAADDGWTRALLKNAHSTQGVSLIFNKRQLPCFSLWKDTMADGDGYVTGLEPGTNFPNPRSYEGEQGRVVKIAGGKRAAFLVTLEVHPTAKDVADAEAAVAKITAGRQAQVWDKPQPGWCSP
- a CDS encoding DUF1501 domain-containing protein, with translation MFPLTRREVLQRSGLGIGALGLAGLLSDCGDLPAAEAAGPLAPKKPHFAGRAKRVIHFFCNGGPSHVDTFDPKPALEKYSGKPLPETLLTERKTGAAFPSPFKFQKYGESGLEISEIFAKTAQHADDIAVIRSMYAQVPNHEPSLMLMNCGDSVQPRPSVGSWVLYGLGTENQNLPGFVAMCPGGFPIKDAENWQSAFLPGAFQGTFIDSKHQQLAKLIENIAHPHATTATQRRQLDLLAQLNAEHRAQRLDARLDARIQTFELAFRMQTEAADAFDLDKETAETRGAYGDHVHGRQTLIARRLLERGVRYVQLWHGASQPWDNHDNIAGAHKKLAGEIDQPIAALMTDLKRLGMFDDTLIIWGGEFGRTPSVELNGDGKSKLGRDHNHYGFSVWLAGGGIKGGQAYGATDEFGFKAEENPTSAHDLHATILHLLGFDHEKLTYRYAGRDFRLTDVAGKVIRQIVA
- the rpmF gene encoding 50S ribosomal protein L32: MAVPKRRSSNSRTRKRRSHHAKKAKQLSFCPKCSNATLQHVVCEKCGYYMGRVIVESEET
- the fabD gene encoding ACP S-malonyltransferase, translated to MSKIALLFPGQGAQAVGMGRQLAESLPAARSLFDRAQAVLGYDLAEVCFNGPAEKLDSTVYSQPALFVCSLAALESLKATKPEVAAEAKATAGLSLGEYTALVFAEAITFEDGLKLVAERGSAMQAAADLVPSGMVSVLGLDLDKVQAVCDEARQPGEVLQIANHLCPGNIVISGHTSACERVPAIAEKAGAMKTIRLSVAGAFHTPLMAPAVQRLTSALAHVPIKPPRIPVISNVDALSHDDPHEIRHLLVQQVVSPVRWEDSMRVLLNMGVTPFWEIGPGRVLRGLLKRIDRKVAADGIEC
- the fabG gene encoding 3-oxoacyl-[acyl-carrier-protein] reductase — encoded protein: MADANPYDSLKVNLTGQIAVVTGASQGLGKSIAIALGQSGAKVACIARSVDKLAATVADITAAGGTAEAFPCDVRESAAVDKLMNDINEKWGRIDILVNNAGVTRDTLLPVMTDEQWDEVIATNLRGPFLFARAAARLMMRQRYGRIINMSSVSGLMGNAGQTNYSASKAGLIGFTRSMSRELAKRKVTINAVCPGFIESEMTKVLGDSILDEVKKRIPAGRVGKPEDVSACVLFLASPAASYVTGAVLTVDGGMTG
- a CDS encoding tetratricopeptide repeat protein, giving the protein MDVTFAKWCWALFLLCGFAIGSAAQAADDAGVVAAQIVKEFKELRAAGKTDEADKKLRDAVETYEDRLHQQPNDAQAHFALAQLVVHLDQVATAEVHLEQAIQLEPNNAAMYAFKGKSHGVAKEFPAAIKALRRALELDPKNAEARILLAMCLANQNETAEALSQTREALKSLPKNHEATTLLAVMLLGASQHEEWERTVRELVAERPQDEKCRELLITGFLVQQKFDAAYRECLELQKLKPNDAGLEERLVVLATQAKEPALAATHIERLREYRRAGKFTAGVFLRDRFFQGPKQLAVEEKFELAPDAGTKFDFHVLNDKEQVDYTLSLMYSEGFNAYLIREGKIKENEKAFVLAKLKNGQPEIFATFTTLPTYEEVRSMVVEVLEGTRPGVITANQKRQAPNR
- a CDS encoding DUF1559 domain-containing protein, whose protein sequence is MFLPLRKHRRSSFGGLRQAFTLVELLVVIAIIGVLVALLLPAVQAAREAARRMRCQNNMKQVSLAWHNYHDSLLSLPSGCISTNDLNWTVFVLPYLEQRGLYEKFVFTAGDYNTPAASKNHLAINKIDAYLCPSSPAQKMMKGGNSYDNSGDYITNPAGFPAGTYSPWTFHYYGNMGPLGASTTGVTYEKSGMDNGYDYVSLEGVCLRNVSYKLKDVIDGTANTFMLGENSKHNEKYGSRFRSWVRGCTANGGTDVSQTAEICGCRNIKDGINVPTLAANTLFNSITMGSQHPGGTNFSMCDGAVRYVTESIDLGVYRATASRNSGEPKTIE